Proteins from one Desulfobacterales bacterium genomic window:
- a CDS encoding NAD(P)H-quinone oxidoreductase, whose translation MKAIVLNGFGGPDVMSVEEVDKPVVSEGQVLVNVKATSVNAPDLVQRKGKYPPPKGDSDIPGVEMAGIIESVGAGVTSWQPGDRVMSLVGGGGYAEYATAWADHLIRIPDSMRFEQAACVCETYITAFLNIFMTGNFKNGESILIHGGGGGVNTAAVQLCKTLTPDSTVMVTASPGKIERVRQLGADVVINYKEQAFVEEIKSVTGKKGVHLILDHIGADYLEPNMKSLACGGKLIIIGVTSGIKAELNLALMMVKRQQIIGSVLRSRSIPEKAAITAEFTRTVLPKFADQSITPVIWNVFPLEQVREAHAAMEESRHFGKIVMTV comes from the coding sequence ATGAAGGCGATAGTGCTCAACGGTTTTGGCGGACCGGATGTCATGAGTGTCGAAGAGGTCGATAAACCGGTCGTATCCGAAGGCCAGGTTCTCGTTAACGTCAAGGCTACCTCTGTCAATGCACCGGATCTTGTTCAACGGAAGGGGAAATATCCTCCCCCGAAAGGCGACTCTGATATCCCCGGTGTGGAAATGGCCGGCATCATCGAATCGGTTGGAGCCGGTGTCACATCCTGGCAACCGGGCGATCGGGTCATGAGTCTGGTCGGGGGCGGCGGATATGCCGAATATGCCACTGCCTGGGCTGATCATTTGATCCGGATCCCGGATTCCATGCGCTTTGAGCAGGCGGCCTGTGTCTGCGAAACTTACATCACGGCCTTTTTGAATATATTCATGACCGGAAATTTCAAAAATGGCGAATCCATTTTAATCCATGGCGGGGGCGGCGGCGTGAACACGGCAGCCGTTCAACTGTGCAAAACGCTTACACCCGATTCAACAGTCATGGTAACCGCATCGCCCGGAAAAATTGAACGCGTCAGACAGCTGGGGGCCGATGTGGTAATCAACTACAAAGAGCAGGCCTTTGTGGAAGAAATCAAATCCGTTACCGGAAAAAAAGGCGTCCATCTCATACTGGACCACATCGGGGCCGATTATCTCGAACCCAACATGAAATCCCTGGCCTGTGGGGGGAAACTCATCATCATCGGCGTTACCAGCGGCATCAAGGCTGAGCTGAATCTGGCGCTGATGATGGTCAAACGTCAGCAGATTATCGGCTCCGTTCTCCGGTCGCGTTCCATACCGGAAAAAGCAGCCATTACCGCGGAATTTACCCGAACCGTTCTTCCTAAATTTGCCGACCAGTCCATCACCCCGGTCATCTGGAACGTTTTCCCCCTGGAGCAGGTCCGGGAGGCTCACGCGGCCATGGAAGAAAGCCGCCATTTTGGGAAAATTGTGATGACGGTATAA